Below is a genomic region from Spirosoma radiotolerans.
AACAACAATGCCGATCTGCTCATTCAGCAGGCCGTTGAACTGAAACCGAATGTTGTGGTTATCTGCAATGAGAATCGCTACGATCAGGTTTTCTCGGCCCTCGACCCGTTGGGCATTAAGGTCTATGCCGGAGCCAAAGCCATTTCGTCGGTCGTGCAGATGGATACCATCGACATGGTGTTGACGGCCATGGTGGGTTACGCCGGACTACTGCCCACCATCAAAGCGATTGAAGCAGGGAAGGCTATTGCACTGGCCAACAAAGAAACACTGGTGGTGGCAGGCGAGCTCATTACCCGACTGGCAGCCCAAAAAGGCATCAACATCTACCCCGTCGACTCGGAACATTCCGCAATTTTCCAGTGCCTGGTCGGTGAGTTTCACAACCCAATCGAGAAAATTATTCTGACAGCATCGGGTGGGCCTTTCCGGGGAAAGACACCGGAATTTTTGTCGACCGTGACGAAAGCCCAGGCGCTCAAGCATCCGAACTGGACGATGGGAGCCAAAATCACCATCGACTCGGCCACACTGATGAACAAAGGGCTGGAAGTCATTGAAGCCAAGTGGTTATTTGGCCTGACGGCCGAGCAGATCGACGTCATCGTTCACCCGCAGAGCATTATTCATTCGCTGGTGCAGTTCGAAGACGGCAGCCTTAAAGCGCAAATGGGCCTGCCCGATATGCGCTTACCCATTCAGTTTGCACTGGGCTATCCCAATCGGCTGAAATCTGATTTTCCTCGCTTCAACTTTATAGATTATCCGTCGCTGACGTTCGAGCAGCCCGACCTGAAAACGTTTCGAAATCTTCAGCTTGCTTTCGATGCCCTGAAACGGGGCGGCAATGCACCCTGCGTTATTAACGCGGCTAATGAAGTAGCGGTCGATGCTTTCCTGAACGACCAGGTCAGTTTTCTGGAAATTTCGGATATCATTGAGTCCTGTTTGACTAAAGTAACTTTTGTCGAAAAGCCGACCTACGATGACTATGTCTACACCGACGAAGAAACCCGTCGGCTTGCTACGGAGCGAATTAAAACTTTGGTTTAACTGTTTGTATCGTATCAACCACGCTCAACGTTTTTACTTTACGTGACTTACTGGATTTGGTTTATCGTAGGTATTGTACTCGGCATTATTTTACTTCGCGCCCTCAAAAGCCGACGCTAAATAAAGCGTATTTTTAAAACCCTCACATTAGCATTATCACAACGGTCTGCCATAGCGGATTAACTACATGGAACCTAAGTATTTAGAGATTTTAATAATGGCGGGTCAGCTCATTCTGGGCTTATCCATTCTCGTTGGCTTACACGAATTAGGTCATTTATTGGCCGCCAAGGCCTTCGGCATGCGCGTAGAGCAGTATTTTATTGGCTTTCCCCCTAAAGTATGGAGTATCAAACGGGGCGAAACCGAATACGGTGTCGGGGCCATTCCGCTGGGTGGTTTTGTGAAAATTTCGGGCATGATTGACGAATCGCTCGATACAGCCCATACCAACACAGAGCCCCAACCCTATGAGTTTCGCGCCAAACCCGCCTGGCAGCGTTTGATTGTGATGCTCGGTGGCATTATTGTTAATGTGATCGTTGGAATTCTGATTTTCGTGATCATTGCTTACAAAAACGGCAATACGTATCTGGCTGCCAAAGACGCTAAATATGGCATTGTCGCCTATGATCTGGCCAAAAGCATCGGCTTACAAACGGGGGATAAAATTGTGAAGGTCAATGGAAAGACAATCACCGACTTCAATGAAATTCGTAGCTCAGATGTGTTCCTTGGCAATAACAGCTCATACACGATTGAGCGGAATGGTAAGCTGGAAGACATTTTCATCCCGAATAATTTTGTTGATAAGTTAGCCGACAAGAAAGCGGCTGGTCAGTTTATCGAACCCATCGAGCCGTTTAAGGTAGCCGAGTTGGTGCCGGGTCAACCCGCAACCAAAGCGGGCCTCAAAGCAGGCGATATCATTACGAGCGTTAATGGCAAACCCATTCGGTTTTACCACGAGTTTACCGAGATTGTGAAACCACTCAAGGACAAACCGCTGACACTGGGTATTAACCGGAATGGTCAGCCAACGACGCTCACAGTAAAGACCACTGCCGATGGTACCATTGGCTTCTACCCTGAGTTTTTGTTACCCCTGACGAAGCAGGAATACACGTTCGGCGAAGCGCTGGGTGTTGGAAGCAAAAAGGCATTTCAGGTTGTGTATGACAACATTAAAGGGTTTGGTAAGATCTTCCGGGGCGAAGTGTCTGCCTCAAAAGCACTAAGCGGCCCAATTGGTATTGCCCAGAATCTCTTTGGCGGTGTTTGGCTTTGGGATCGTTTCTGGACCGTTACCGGCGTACTATCCATGGCGCTTGCGTTTATGAATGCGCTGCCCATTCCAGCGCTCGATGGCGGACACGCCACGATTCTGAGTTACGAAATCATTTCCGGTCGTAAACCATCTGACCGTTTCCTGGAAGGAGCCCAAAAAGTCGGCATGGTTATTCTACTTGGCTTGATGGCTTTTGCTATCTTTAATGACGTTTTCAAGGCCGTTTTTTAACCAATTAACCAGAACAAGCACAACGCTACTTAACTAAGGTTGGGTAGCGTTGTACTCGTTCTGGTACAACTTTGTGCTTCCTGTGCTTAAAAAATTATTCAGCGGCATTTTACTGGTTGGCCTGATGGCTAACCGACCGGCGCACGATTTCCATGCCAGTGTAACGCAAATGCAATACAACGCGAAGGAGCGGACATTTGAAATAAGTATCCGGATTTTTACCGATGATTTCGAGAAAGCACTTGCCGAAGCGTCTAAAAGTAGAGTGAATCTGAGCGGAACCGGAAAAAATGACCCGTTGATCGAAAAATATGTGCAGTCACATTTTTCATATGTAAACTCGCAGAAGCAAACGAAGCCAATAAAATACGTAGGTTATGAGGTTGAGACGGACGCTCACTGGATTTATCTAGAGATGCCTTTCGCCGAGCCACTTCGCGGTGGCTTACTGAAACAAAATGTGTTGATGGAAATGTTTGACGATCAGGTAAATATGGTTAATGTTCAGTATCAAGGCCATAAAAAAACCTTTGTCTTCCGTAAAAATCAACCTATTCAGGACATTTCAGTCGAATAATAAATTTATGGGTTACCAAGTAGCCTAATTAGTTAATTTTGTCATTGTAACGACGGGTCCGCCAGTTCGTCACAAGGTAATGATTGGCACGGACCTTGCAAATACTTCGTATTCCCTGCCTTTCCCATATTTCAGGCACCAAATATTCAATGCTGCCAAGCTGGCAGTGTACTTATGCATTCAGACCAAGATTTAGCTACCCGCTTATTGATGACCGATTTTGATTCGGACAATTTAGAGATTGTACCGCTTGGGTCGCCAGAAGGGTTAGATGATGATTACGAATTACCTGCCAACTTGCCGATTCTGCCCGTTCGGAATACGGTATTGTTTCCGGGTATGGTAATTCCTGTTACAGTTGGCCGGTCGAAGTCGATACGGTTAGTTAAAAAAGCATACAAAGGAAATCGGATTATAGGCGTAGTTGCGCAGTTAAATCAACAAAAAGACGAACCCACGGCCGATGATCTATACCGTTTTGGTACGGTAGCGTATATCATAAAGATGATTACCCTGCCTGATGGGAACATTACCATTATCATACAGGGCAAAAAACGTTTTGAAATTCAGCAGTTTACGCAGGAAGAACCGTTCATGACGGCCCAGGTGCGCCAAATTGATGATTCCTTTGCGAACGTAAATAAGAAGGAAGGCAAAGCGTTGCTTCAATCGCTGAAAGATGCTGCCTACAAAATGCTGCGCCTTAACCCGGAGATTCCGCAGGAAGCCCGCATTGCCCTTGATAATATCGAAAGCCCAACGTTCCTGTTGCACTTCCTGTCATCGAACGTTAACGCGGATGTTGCCGATAAGCAACGCCTTTTAGAGACACTTGAGGGAAATCAGCAGGCGAATCTTCTGCTCGAATTCATGCTTCGGGAAGTACAGTTGCTCGAACTCAAGCGTGAGATACAGTCTAAAGCGTCATCGGATCTTGACCAGCAACAGCGCGATTACTACCTGCGTCAGCAGATGAAAGTGTTGCAGGATGAGCTGGGCATGGAAAACCCCGACCGCGACATTGATGAGTTACGCATCAAAGCCGACCGCAAAAAGTGGCCAACTGAAGTTCGTTCTCATTTTGATAAGGAGCTGACCAAGTTACAGCGTATCAATCCAATGGCACCGGAATATCCGGTAACAATGAACTATGTCGAGCTAATGGTCGATCTGCCCTGGAACGAATATACCAAGGACAATTTTGACCTGAAGCGGGCGCAGAAAATTCTGGATACCGACCATTTTGGCCTGGAAAAAGTGAAAGAGCGGATTATTGAATACCTCGCCGTTCTGAAACTTAAAAATGACATGAAAGCCCCGATTCTGTGCTTATACGGTCCTCCGGGCGTGGGAAAAACCTCGCTGGGGAAATCGGTGGCCAAAGCATTAGGTCGTAAATATAGCCGTATGGCTTTGGGTGGCGTGCACGACGAAGCTGAAATTCGCGGTCACCGGAAGACCTACATTGGCGCTATGCCTGGTAAGGTTATTCAGAACATTCGGAAGTGTGGTACGGCCAATCCCGTATTCATTCTGGATGAGATCGACAAGGTAAGCTCTGATTTCCGGGGCGATCCATCGTCAGCTTTGCTCGAAGTACTTGATCCTGAACAAAATTCAACGTTCATGGACAATTACCTCGAAACGGAATTCGATCTTTCGCGGGTATTGTTCATTGCTACAGCCAACTCACTCGATACCATTCACCCCGCCCTGCGCGACCGGATGGAGATAATTGATATTGCAGGTTATACAGTTGAAGAGAAAGTCCAGATCGCTAAAAAGTACCTGATTCCCAAGCAACGCCGGGATCACGGCCTAAAGCCTAAAGATCTGGTCTTCGACGACAAAGCCGTTCTGCGCATTATTGAAGGCTACACCCGCGAATCGGGCGTTCGGAATCTGGAACAGAAAATTGGTGCCCTCATCCGCAAGGTTGCCAAATCCATTGCGATGGAGGAGGAATACAACCACACCATCAAGGTGAGTGATATTCCGAAAATGCTGGGTGCCGAAATCTTCGATAAAGAACTGTACGCCGACGATGACATTGCCGGTGTGGTTACGGGTTTGGCCTGGACCCAGGTTGGTGGAGAAATCCTACTGATCGAGTCAAGTTTGAGCCGAGGCAAAGGCGTACTGACGTTGTCAGGGCAATTGGGAGACGTGATGAAGGAATCGGCCATTACGGCACTTTCCTATCTGAAAGCCCATGCCGACGACCTGGGTATCGACTACCGCATCTTTAATCACTACGATTTGCATATTCACATTCCAGCCGGTGCTGTTCCTAAAGACGGTCCTTCGGCGGGGATTACGATGCTTACGTCAATGACGTCTATTTATACGCAACGCAAAGTTAAGCCGTATCTGGCAATGACTGGTGAGGTGACGTTACGGGGTAAAGTATTGCCGGTAGGTGGTATCAAAGAGAAAATTCTGGCGGCAAACCGGGCAGGTATCAAGGAGCTGATTCTCTGCTCGAAAAACCGAAAAGACATTGAGGAAATCAACCAGTCATATATTAAAGATCTGGTTTTCCACTATGCCGATACCGTCGACCAGGTTCTTGATATAGCGTTGTTGCCGGGTAAAGTGGGTAAGCCAATGAAGTTCATATTGCCTGAAGATAAAGAACAGCGCGAGGTAGAAAAAGTATATTGATCGGATGTATGATAGATAGTATATGATATATTTGAGTGCATAGCCAAATACTACATACATCCTATACTATCTATCCTACATTCGTCTGTGCTTGATTTCCAAAAACTATCCGCCACTTATCAGCAGGCCTTGTTAAGACAGGTTGTGCCTTTTTGGCTGAAAAACAGCCGGGATGAGCAGTGTGGCGGGTACATTGATCTTTTATCAGCAACAGGCGACCAGATAGAAGGCGACAAATTTGTGACCTTACAGGCTCAGCAAGCCTGGACTTTCGCCTGGCTTTATAACACTCTCGATGGCCAGCCAGCCTGGCTTGAGCACGCCAGTCATGGAGTCAGCTTCCTCAGTCAGTTCGCCCACGACGATTCGCTTGCCTGCTACGCCCAGCTCGACCGACGCGGTCGTCCCGTCGCCCAGTCCGTTGACCTCGTTCCGGCTAGTTTTGCGGTTATGGCGTATGCACAGATGCACCGCGCCACGAATCAGGATGAATGGGCTATGCTGGCGAAACAAGTCTTTTCCTATGTACTTGAACACCGTACCAACGTTCTGGCTGAACAGGCTACTATGCTTGGTGGTTTCCGGCCAATACGGCATCTGAGCGAAACGGTAGCCGTTCTGAAAATGGTTCTGGGCATGCAGCCTTTACTTGCTGAAGATAGCTGGAAACAAACGATTGACCTCGTTGTACAGGACATCCTGCACGGCTTTATGGATCGGCGTACGGATACCCTTCGCGAGTTTATCTTACCCGAAGGTGCCTTCATGAACACGCCTGAGGGCCGACGACTGAACGTTGGCCTCTCTTTTCAAACGGCCTGCTACCTGTTCGACTTCTACACGGAAAGCGCATCTGTCAAAACAGGGTCCGTTATGAACAGCAATCGCCGGTTAGCGATGCAAGTCGTCACCTGGTGTCTGCGCCTTTGTGAGCAGGCATGGGATGAAGCCAACGCAGGCCTGAATCCATATATCGACGTTAAACAGCAACCTTTTATTTTTCCTGATTGGCAGCAAAAATGGGCCTGGGTTCAGGTTGAAGCGCTGACAGCCCTGCTTAAAGGGTACGAACATACCCGCCACCCCGACTGCCTGAAATGGTTCAAGCGGATACACGATTACACCTTCCAGCACTTTCCCGACACCAAACAAACTGGCTGGCATCTGGCCCTTGACCAGCACGCCCAGCCCTTACTAGCCGCCAAAGCTACGCCAATGGTGGGTTGCTTTTCGTTGATTCGTTGTATAGCAGAAATAGGAAAACTGTTGACAACCCTTGCCCAGACAAAAGAACGAACGAGTCGTGCGGGTATCTCGATCAACGCACCACGTTTTACTGAAGAGGCATGACCAGTACATATG
It encodes:
- a CDS encoding 1-deoxy-D-xylulose-5-phosphate reductoisomerase, giving the protein MTDIKKRHIAILGSTGSIGTQAVEVIKSHPDQFQVEVLTTNNNADLLIQQAVELKPNVVVICNENRYDQVFSALDPLGIKVYAGAKAISSVVQMDTIDMVLTAMVGYAGLLPTIKAIEAGKAIALANKETLVVAGELITRLAAQKGINIYPVDSEHSAIFQCLVGEFHNPIEKIILTASGGPFRGKTPEFLSTVTKAQALKHPNWTMGAKITIDSATLMNKGLEVIEAKWLFGLTAEQIDVIVHPQSIIHSLVQFEDGSLKAQMGLPDMRLPIQFALGYPNRLKSDFPRFNFIDYPSLTFEQPDLKTFRNLQLAFDALKRGGNAPCVINAANEVAVDAFLNDQVSFLEISDIIESCLTKVTFVEKPTYDDYVYTDEETRRLATERIKTLV
- the rseP gene encoding RIP metalloprotease RseP; its protein translation is MEPKYLEILIMAGQLILGLSILVGLHELGHLLAAKAFGMRVEQYFIGFPPKVWSIKRGETEYGVGAIPLGGFVKISGMIDESLDTAHTNTEPQPYEFRAKPAWQRLIVMLGGIIVNVIVGILIFVIIAYKNGNTYLAAKDAKYGIVAYDLAKSIGLQTGDKIVKVNGKTITDFNEIRSSDVFLGNNSSYTIERNGKLEDIFIPNNFVDKLADKKAAGQFIEPIEPFKVAELVPGQPATKAGLKAGDIITSVNGKPIRFYHEFTEIVKPLKDKPLTLGINRNGQPTTLTVKTTADGTIGFYPEFLLPLTKQEYTFGEALGVGSKKAFQVVYDNIKGFGKIFRGEVSASKALSGPIGIAQNLFGGVWLWDRFWTVTGVLSMALAFMNALPIPALDGGHATILSYEIISGRKPSDRFLEGAQKVGMVILLGLMAFAIFNDVFKAVF
- a CDS encoding DUF6702 family protein; the encoded protein is MLKKLFSGILLVGLMANRPAHDFHASVTQMQYNAKERTFEISIRIFTDDFEKALAEASKSRVNLSGTGKNDPLIEKYVQSHFSYVNSQKQTKPIKYVGYEVETDAHWIYLEMPFAEPLRGGLLKQNVLMEMFDDQVNMVNVQYQGHKKTFVFRKNQPIQDISVE
- the lon gene encoding endopeptidase La — encoded protein: MHSDQDLATRLLMTDFDSDNLEIVPLGSPEGLDDDYELPANLPILPVRNTVLFPGMVIPVTVGRSKSIRLVKKAYKGNRIIGVVAQLNQQKDEPTADDLYRFGTVAYIIKMITLPDGNITIIIQGKKRFEIQQFTQEEPFMTAQVRQIDDSFANVNKKEGKALLQSLKDAAYKMLRLNPEIPQEARIALDNIESPTFLLHFLSSNVNADVADKQRLLETLEGNQQANLLLEFMLREVQLLELKREIQSKASSDLDQQQRDYYLRQQMKVLQDELGMENPDRDIDELRIKADRKKWPTEVRSHFDKELTKLQRINPMAPEYPVTMNYVELMVDLPWNEYTKDNFDLKRAQKILDTDHFGLEKVKERIIEYLAVLKLKNDMKAPILCLYGPPGVGKTSLGKSVAKALGRKYSRMALGGVHDEAEIRGHRKTYIGAMPGKVIQNIRKCGTANPVFILDEIDKVSSDFRGDPSSALLEVLDPEQNSTFMDNYLETEFDLSRVLFIATANSLDTIHPALRDRMEIIDIAGYTVEEKVQIAKKYLIPKQRRDHGLKPKDLVFDDKAVLRIIEGYTRESGVRNLEQKIGALIRKVAKSIAMEEEYNHTIKVSDIPKMLGAEIFDKELYADDDIAGVVTGLAWTQVGGEILLIESSLSRGKGVLTLSGQLGDVMKESAITALSYLKAHADDLGIDYRIFNHYDLHIHIPAGAVPKDGPSAGITMLTSMTSIYTQRKVKPYLAMTGEVTLRGKVLPVGGIKEKILAANRAGIKELILCSKNRKDIEEINQSYIKDLVFHYADTVDQVLDIALLPGKVGKPMKFILPEDKEQREVEKVY
- a CDS encoding AGE family epimerase/isomerase translates to MLDFQKLSATYQQALLRQVVPFWLKNSRDEQCGGYIDLLSATGDQIEGDKFVTLQAQQAWTFAWLYNTLDGQPAWLEHASHGVSFLSQFAHDDSLACYAQLDRRGRPVAQSVDLVPASFAVMAYAQMHRATNQDEWAMLAKQVFSYVLEHRTNVLAEQATMLGGFRPIRHLSETVAVLKMVLGMQPLLAEDSWKQTIDLVVQDILHGFMDRRTDTLREFILPEGAFMNTPEGRRLNVGLSFQTACYLFDFYTESASVKTGSVMNSNRRLAMQVVTWCLRLCEQAWDEANAGLNPYIDVKQQPFIFPDWQQKWAWVQVEALTALLKGYEHTRHPDCLKWFKRIHDYTFQHFPDTKQTGWHLALDQHAQPLLAAKATPMVGCFSLIRCIAEIGKLLTTLAQTKERTSRAGISINAPRFTEEA